A DNA window from Thermodesulfobacteriota bacterium contains the following coding sequences:
- a CDS encoding cytoplasmic protein, with product MNGASFQQLEATSLYCPQCKVAVPVRKRLLIVLPEGDKFEYLCSYCSSSLGSKIEPQSKKNKLII from the coding sequence ATGAACGGTGCCAGTTTCCAACAGCTTGAGGCCACCTCACTTTATTGCCCACAATGTAAAGTAGCTGTGCCAGTAAGAAAAAGACTCCTGATAGTTTTACCTGAAGGGGATAAATTTGAGTACCTCTGTAGCTACTGCTCATCATCTTTGGGTTCCAAAATAGAGCCACAGAGCAAAAAGAATAAGCTTATAATTTAA